The proteins below come from a single Plantactinospora sp. KBS50 genomic window:
- a CDS encoding DUF2795 domain-containing protein — MAVNVTQLQDYLEGLDFPVSREDVVRRAQENGASTAVLQLLRSLPVEEFESPAEVGESLSELA, encoded by the coding sequence ATGGCCGTCAACGTCACGCAGTTGCAGGACTACCTCGAAGGGCTGGACTTCCCGGTGTCCCGGGAGGACGTGGTCCGCCGGGCACAGGAGAACGGGGCCAGCACCGCCGTGCTGCAACTGCTCCGGTCGCTGCCCGTGGAGGAGTTCGAGTCGCCCGCCGAGGTGGGTGAGTCGCTCAGCGAACTGGCCTGA
- the erm gene encoding ErmE/ErmH/ErmO/ErmR family 23S rRNA (adenine(2058)-N(6))-methyltransferase — protein MASRRPDDHLPRPVRRPDRPPHHRPDRPPHHRPDPRTERDRSRRVLSQNFLADPAALRRIVHAARTGPGDLVLEFGAGPGALTRALSAAGCRVLAYEVDPELAAALAAADLPRVLVRPDDFLAAPAPPEPFAVVGNIPWALTARVVDWCLAAPRLRSATLLTQLEYARKRTGDFDRWSRLTILTWPRYRWRLAGRVSRSAFRPVPAVDAGILRLDRRSAPLLPAGELPRYARLVQCGFTGVGGSLHASLRRRYPPGRVDAAFRAARLDRSTPVGRVWPEQWLALHRLLR, from the coding sequence ATGGCTTCCCGCCGACCTGACGATCATCTTCCGCGCCCGGTGCGCCGGCCCGACCGGCCGCCGCACCACCGGCCCGACCGGCCGCCGCACCACCGGCCCGACCCGCGGACCGAACGCGACCGGTCCCGGCGCGTACTCTCGCAGAACTTCCTCGCCGATCCCGCGGCACTGCGCCGGATCGTGCACGCCGCCCGCACCGGTCCCGGCGACCTCGTCCTGGAGTTCGGGGCCGGTCCGGGGGCGCTGACCCGGGCACTGTCGGCCGCGGGCTGCCGCGTGCTGGCGTACGAGGTCGATCCGGAACTGGCCGCGGCGCTGGCCGCCGCGGACCTGCCCCGGGTGCTGGTCCGGCCGGACGACTTCCTCGCGGCGCCGGCGCCGCCGGAGCCGTTCGCGGTGGTCGGCAACATCCCCTGGGCGCTCACCGCCCGGGTGGTCGACTGGTGTCTGGCCGCGCCGCGGTTGCGGTCCGCGACGCTGCTCACCCAGCTGGAGTACGCGCGCAAGCGCACCGGCGACTTCGACCGGTGGAGCCGGCTGACGATCCTCACCTGGCCGCGGTACCGCTGGCGGCTGGCCGGGCGGGTGTCCCGGTCGGCGTTCCGGCCGGTGCCCGCGGTGGACGCCGGGATCCTGCGGCTGGACCGGCGGTCCGCGCCGCTGCTGCCGGCCGGCGAACTGCCCCGGTACGCGCGCCTGGTGCAATGCGGGTTCACCGGCGTCGGGGGTTCGCTGCACGCGTCGCTGCGCCGCCGGTACCCGCCGGGGCGGGTGGACGCGGCGTTCCGGGCGGCCCGGCTGGACCGGAGCACCCCGGTCGGGCGGGTCTGGCCGGAGCAGTGGCTCGCGCTGCACCGGCTGCTGCGCTGA
- a CDS encoding Gfo/Idh/MocA family protein — protein MLSFGVFGTGHWAAETHAAAIAAHPRARLAGVWGRNPDRARALADRYGVAAFPSTKALIEEVDVAAFAVPPDVQAEIAADAAAAGRHLLLDKPLALSLPAADRVLATAEGAGVASVVFFTNRFFENVSAHLATAATVGGWHGARVTMHASIYEPGNPYGGSRWRHEQGALWDIGPHALSLVVPVLGPVTRVAALDGPRGLVSLVLAHDSGATSTVSLTLDSPPAAKSREVTFFGESGLDALPEGTGTPVDALGRAIDQLVAQIDAGTREHACDVRFGRDVVAVLVAADTARAEARTVAV, from the coding sequence GTGCTGAGCTTTGGAGTCTTCGGGACCGGCCACTGGGCGGCCGAGACGCACGCGGCCGCGATCGCGGCCCACCCGCGGGCACGGCTGGCCGGGGTGTGGGGGCGCAACCCGGACCGGGCCCGCGCGCTGGCCGACCGGTACGGGGTGGCCGCGTTCCCGAGCACGAAGGCCCTGATCGAGGAGGTCGACGTGGCGGCCTTCGCGGTCCCGCCGGACGTGCAGGCCGAGATCGCCGCGGACGCCGCGGCGGCCGGCCGGCACCTGCTGCTGGACAAGCCGCTGGCGCTGAGCCTGCCGGCGGCCGACCGGGTGCTGGCCACGGCCGAGGGGGCCGGGGTGGCCTCGGTGGTCTTCTTCACCAACCGGTTCTTCGAGAACGTCTCGGCGCACCTGGCCACGGCGGCGACGGTGGGCGGCTGGCACGGCGCCCGGGTCACCATGCACGCCTCGATCTACGAGCCGGGCAACCCGTACGGCGGTTCCCGCTGGCGGCACGAGCAGGGCGCGCTCTGGGACATCGGCCCGCACGCGCTCTCGCTCGTCGTACCGGTGCTCGGCCCGGTGACCCGGGTCGCGGCCCTGGACGGGCCGCGCGGGTTGGTGAGCCTGGTGCTGGCGCACGACTCCGGCGCCACCAGCACCGTGTCGCTGACCCTGGACTCGCCGCCCGCGGCGAAGTCCCGTGAGGTCACCTTCTTCGGCGAGTCGGGGCTGGACGCGCTGCCCGAGGGGACCGGCACCCCGGTGGACGCCCTCGGCCGGGCGATCGACCAGCTGGTCGCGCAGATCGACGCGGGGACCCGGGAGCACGCCTGCGACGTGCGGTTCGGTCGGGACGTGGTCGCGGTGCTGGTAGCCGCGGACACCGCCCGGGCCGAGGCCCGCACGGTGGCGGTCTGA
- the fabG gene encoding 3-oxoacyl-ACP reductase FabG, with protein MPDQPRVAIVTGAARGIGAATARRLADDGLAVAVVDVQEAAARDTAGAITAGGGRALGIGADVSDRDQVAAAVSRVADELGPPTVLVNNAGVLRDNLLFKMTDGDWDTVLAVHLRGAFLFSQAAQQHMVEQRWGRIVNLSSTSALGNRGQANYSAAKAGMQGFTKTLAIELGPFGVTVNAVAPGFIVTDMTAATAARMGVDFDDLQKHAAGEIPVRRVGRPDDVAHTVSFLASEGASFVSGQVVYVAGGPRD; from the coding sequence ATGCCGGACCAGCCCCGCGTCGCCATCGTCACCGGAGCCGCCCGAGGAATCGGCGCCGCCACCGCTCGTCGGCTGGCCGACGACGGACTCGCCGTGGCGGTGGTCGACGTCCAGGAGGCGGCCGCCCGGGACACCGCCGGGGCGATCACCGCCGGTGGCGGCCGGGCGCTCGGGATCGGCGCCGACGTGTCCGACCGCGACCAGGTGGCGGCGGCGGTGTCCCGGGTGGCCGACGAACTCGGCCCGCCCACGGTGCTGGTAAACAACGCCGGGGTGCTGCGGGACAACCTGCTGTTCAAGATGACCGACGGCGACTGGGACACGGTGCTGGCCGTGCACCTGCGCGGCGCGTTCCTGTTCAGCCAGGCCGCCCAGCAGCACATGGTCGAGCAGCGCTGGGGCCGGATCGTCAACCTGTCCAGCACCTCGGCGCTGGGCAACCGCGGTCAGGCCAACTACTCGGCCGCCAAGGCCGGCATGCAGGGCTTCACCAAGACCCTCGCCATCGAACTGGGTCCGTTCGGGGTGACCGTGAACGCGGTGGCGCCCGGGTTCATCGTCACCGACATGACGGCGGCCACCGCGGCCCGGATGGGGGTGGACTTCGACGATCTCCAGAAGCACGCGGCCGGCGAGATCCCGGTCCGCCGGGTCGGCCGGCCGGACGACGTCGCCCACACGGTCTCGTTCCTGGCCAGCGAGGGTGCCTCGTTCGTCTCCGGGCAGGTCGTCTACGTGGCCGGCGGGCCGAGGGACTGA
- a CDS encoding alpha-amylase family protein, giving the protein MNERWYSEAVVYCLDIDTYADSDGDGVGDIRGLIGRLDYLARLGVTCLWLQPVHPSPDRDDGYDATDFYGIDPRFGSLGDFAELLHQAGNRGIRVIIDLVVNHTSNEHPWFVSACSSPDSPYRDWYVWSDHEPADRHQGMVFPGEQRETWTYDRSAKAWYYHRFYKFQPDLNFANPAVRAEIKKIVSFWLQLGVAGFRIDAAPFILEMTDPGNPDSPKDYDFLTELRQHVQWRRGDAVLLAEANVEPDQLPVYFGDGGGSANRLHMLFDFMLNGQLMLALARRDPEPVVAALRETPTLPDGAQWATFLRNHDEIDLSRLTAEQREEVFAQFGPDENMRLYGRGIRRRLAPMLGNDRRRIELAYSLQFSLRGTPVLRYGEEIGMGDDLSLPGREAIRTPMQWSFAPNGGFSTAPAEKLLRPVVDKGDFGYERVNVTAQRRDDRSLLSWFERMIRSLREAPEIGYGACTHVDQILPAGVLAHRADGPTGTMVFLHNLGTDDVTVDLGDLYAEADLPTDVLTDRPYDPVGKLDALRLGGYGYRWIRLCRNVAGWSSPASSATA; this is encoded by the coding sequence ATGAACGAGCGGTGGTACTCCGAGGCGGTCGTCTACTGCCTGGACATCGACACCTACGCGGACTCCGACGGCGACGGCGTGGGCGACATCCGCGGTCTGATCGGCCGGCTGGACTACCTGGCCCGGCTCGGCGTGACCTGCCTGTGGCTCCAGCCGGTCCACCCGTCGCCGGACCGGGACGACGGGTACGACGCCACCGACTTCTACGGCATCGATCCCCGGTTCGGCAGCCTGGGCGACTTCGCCGAACTGCTGCACCAGGCCGGCAACCGGGGCATCCGGGTGATCATCGACCTGGTGGTCAACCACACGTCCAACGAGCACCCGTGGTTCGTCTCGGCCTGCTCGTCGCCGGACTCGCCGTACCGGGACTGGTACGTGTGGTCCGACCACGAGCCGGCGGACCGGCATCAGGGCATGGTCTTCCCGGGTGAGCAGCGGGAGACCTGGACCTACGACCGCTCCGCCAAGGCCTGGTACTACCACCGCTTCTACAAGTTCCAGCCGGACCTGAACTTCGCCAACCCGGCGGTCCGGGCGGAGATCAAGAAGATCGTCTCGTTCTGGCTCCAGCTCGGGGTGGCCGGATTCCGGATCGACGCGGCCCCGTTCATCCTGGAGATGACCGATCCCGGCAATCCGGACTCGCCCAAGGACTACGACTTCCTCACCGAGCTGCGCCAGCACGTCCAGTGGCGGCGCGGCGACGCCGTCCTGCTCGCCGAGGCCAACGTCGAACCCGACCAGCTGCCGGTGTACTTCGGCGACGGCGGCGGCTCGGCCAACCGGCTGCACATGCTGTTCGACTTCATGCTCAACGGCCAGTTGATGCTGGCGCTGGCCCGGCGGGACCCCGAGCCCGTCGTGGCGGCCCTGCGGGAGACCCCGACGCTGCCCGACGGGGCGCAGTGGGCGACGTTCCTGCGCAACCACGACGAGATCGACCTCTCCCGGCTCACGGCCGAGCAGCGCGAGGAGGTGTTCGCGCAGTTCGGGCCGGACGAGAACATGCGGCTGTACGGGCGCGGCATCCGCCGCCGGCTGGCGCCGATGCTGGGCAACGACCGCCGGCGGATCGAGCTGGCGTACTCGTTGCAGTTCTCCCTGCGCGGCACGCCGGTGCTGCGCTACGGCGAGGAGATCGGGATGGGCGACGACCTGTCGCTGCCGGGCCGGGAGGCGATCCGTACCCCGATGCAGTGGTCCTTCGCGCCGAACGGCGGATTCTCCACCGCGCCCGCCGAGAAGCTGCTCCGGCCGGTGGTGGACAAGGGCGACTTCGGCTACGAGCGGGTGAACGTGACCGCCCAGCGGCGGGACGACCGGTCGCTGCTGTCCTGGTTCGAGCGGATGATCCGCAGCCTGCGGGAGGCGCCGGAGATCGGCTACGGGGCGTGCACGCACGTCGACCAGATCCTGCCCGCAGGCGTGCTGGCGCACCGGGCGGACGGTCCCACCGGCACGATGGTCTTCCTGCACAACCTCGGCACCGACGACGTGACGGTCGACCTCGGCGACCTGTACGCCGAGGCGGACCTGCCGACCGATGTCCTCACCGACCGGCCGTACGACCCGGTCGGGAAGCTCGACGCGCTGCGCCTGGGCGGCTACGGCTACCGGTGGATCCGGCTGTGCCGCAACGTGGCCGGCTGGTCCAGCCCGGCCAGTTCCGCCACCGCGTGA
- a CDS encoding DUF1349 domain-containing protein, which translates to MGDAAPRDRRIGWNSGTWLNPPVRSVPMGDGELLVTAAAGTDFWRRTAYGHVHDDGHALLAPLPPGTAVEVRFVADYTEQFDQAGLLVRVDAERWLKTGVEFCDGALQLGAVRTDGVSDWSTAPVPEWDGCRVTVRVSRRDDALTVRARADGEPWRLVRLAPLPPDAPAQAGPYCCAPTRADLTVRFLGWTADAADAALHPDPA; encoded by the coding sequence ATGGGCGATGCGGCGCCGCGGGACCGGCGGATCGGCTGGAACTCCGGCACCTGGCTGAACCCGCCCGTGCGCAGCGTGCCGATGGGCGACGGGGAGCTGCTGGTCACGGCGGCGGCCGGCACCGACTTCTGGCGCCGGACGGCGTACGGCCACGTGCACGACGACGGGCACGCCCTGCTGGCACCGCTGCCGCCCGGTACGGCGGTCGAGGTCCGCTTCGTGGCCGACTACACCGAGCAGTTCGACCAGGCGGGTCTGCTGGTCCGGGTGGACGCCGAACGGTGGCTCAAGACAGGTGTCGAGTTCTGTGACGGCGCGCTCCAGCTCGGCGCCGTACGCACCGACGGCGTCTCGGACTGGTCGACCGCGCCGGTGCCCGAGTGGGACGGCTGCCGGGTCACCGTCCGGGTCAGCCGCCGGGACGACGCGCTGACCGTGCGGGCCCGGGCCGACGGCGAGCCGTGGCGGCTGGTCCGGCTGGCACCGCTGCCGCCGGACGCGCCGGCCCAGGCCGGGCCGTACTGCTGCGCGCCGACCCGGGCGGACCTGACCGTCCGCTTCCTCGGCTGGACCGCCGACGCCGCGGACGCGGCGCTGCACCCCGACCCGGCATGA
- a CDS encoding glutamate--cysteine ligase, which yields MTPGVAEQVRPVDTARTELLTVGVEEEFLLTDPATGAAVPAVHAVLERVPPELAGQVQLEFQTSQVEIGSPPGLELAALRHSLALLRSGVADAAEQAGARLVAVGTGPVPGPVPPVVDKPRYHQMVERLGLLVPSPGSNGMHVHVGVGEPDLAVEVLNHLRPWLPILHAATANSPFYEGADTDYASWRSMLWERWPSVAPTPYLESYAHYQRLIDELIATGIMLDDGMLYWYSRLSATYPTVEIRIGDVCPSLDDTILIAALCRALVATVVQEIETGRPAPQVEHHRLVGAHWRAAHDGLEGRAVDPETGDLRPAWHVLRDLFERVRPQLDRHGDLGLVTYLLGKLHSHGTGAARQRAIFDRSGQLSDVLDELARETRG from the coding sequence ATGACGCCAGGAGTTGCCGAGCAGGTCCGGCCGGTGGACACCGCCAGGACCGAGTTGCTCACCGTGGGGGTCGAGGAGGAGTTCCTGCTCACCGACCCCGCGACCGGCGCGGCGGTGCCGGCCGTGCACGCCGTGCTCGAACGGGTGCCGCCGGAACTCGCCGGCCAGGTCCAGCTCGAATTCCAGACCAGCCAGGTGGAGATCGGCAGCCCGCCGGGGCTCGAACTCGCGGCGCTGCGCCACTCGCTCGCGCTGCTGCGCTCCGGGGTGGCGGACGCGGCCGAGCAGGCCGGCGCCCGACTGGTGGCCGTGGGCACCGGGCCGGTGCCCGGCCCGGTGCCGCCGGTGGTGGACAAGCCGCGGTACCACCAGATGGTCGAACGGCTCGGGCTGCTGGTGCCCAGCCCCGGGTCGAACGGCATGCACGTGCACGTGGGAGTGGGCGAGCCGGACCTCGCCGTGGAGGTGCTCAACCACCTTCGCCCGTGGTTGCCCATCCTGCACGCGGCCACCGCGAACTCGCCGTTCTACGAGGGCGCCGACACCGACTACGCGAGCTGGCGCTCGATGCTCTGGGAACGCTGGCCGTCGGTGGCGCCGACCCCGTACCTGGAGTCGTACGCGCACTACCAACGGCTGATCGACGAGCTGATCGCCACCGGGATCATGCTCGACGACGGAATGCTCTACTGGTACTCCCGGCTGTCGGCGACGTACCCGACCGTGGAGATCCGGATCGGCGACGTGTGCCCGTCGCTGGACGACACCATCCTGATCGCCGCGCTGTGCCGGGCGCTCGTCGCGACCGTCGTGCAGGAGATCGAGACCGGCCGGCCGGCCCCGCAGGTGGAACACCACCGCCTCGTCGGCGCGCACTGGCGGGCCGCGCACGACGGGCTGGAGGGCCGGGCCGTGGACCCGGAGACCGGGGACCTGCGGCCGGCCTGGCACGTGCTGCGCGACCTCTTCGAGCGGGTACGTCCCCAGCTCGACCGGCACGGCGACCTCGGCCTGGTCACGTACCTGTTGGGCAAGCTGCACAGCCACGGCACCGGCGCGGCCCGGCAGCGGGCCATCTTCGACCGGTCCGGGCAGCTCTCCGACGTACTGGACGAGCTGGCCCGGGAGACCCGCGGCTAG
- a CDS encoding FAD-dependent oxidoreductase yields the protein MPERLLVIGGDAAGMSAASQARRRRGPADLEIVAIERGHFASYSACGIPYWIGGLVPERDALIARTPDTFRAEHDVDVRLRHEVFAIDLGRREVSIRDLDTGAQTREWFDQLVYAAGATPRKPPWARTDTAGIFGVQTLDDASALRAWLDAEPRPRQAVVVGGGYIGVEMAEAMIQRGLSVTLVEHGDQPLSTVDPDMGALVRDAMRDLGIDLRTGCAVTGLHERDGRVHAVQTSEGTLPADLVVLGVGVRPNTRLAADAGLPIGVTGGIRVDLQMRVLGMDRIWAAGDCVETVHRLTGQPVHVPLGTHANKQGRVAGLNIGGGYATFPGVVGTAVTRVCNLEVARTGLLEREAEAAGYQFVSTKIESTNRAGYFPGAQPMTVKLIADKRSGQLLGAQIVGRSEAAKRIDALAVALWNYMTVDDMAGLDLGYAPPYAPVWDPVLIAARKAVDLIHAD from the coding sequence ATGCCGGAACGGCTACTCGTGATCGGCGGCGACGCGGCCGGGATGTCCGCCGCCTCGCAGGCCCGGCGCCGCCGCGGCCCGGCGGACCTGGAGATCGTGGCGATCGAGCGGGGACACTTCGCCTCGTACTCGGCCTGCGGCATCCCGTACTGGATCGGCGGCCTGGTGCCGGAGCGGGACGCGCTCATCGCGCGGACGCCGGACACCTTCCGCGCCGAGCACGACGTCGACGTCCGGCTGCGGCACGAGGTGTTCGCCATCGACCTGGGCCGGCGCGAGGTGTCGATCCGCGACCTGGACACCGGCGCGCAGACCCGGGAATGGTTCGACCAGTTGGTGTACGCGGCCGGCGCGACCCCGCGGAAGCCGCCGTGGGCCAGGACGGACACCGCGGGAATCTTCGGCGTGCAGACCCTGGACGACGCCTCCGCGCTGCGCGCCTGGCTCGACGCCGAACCCCGGCCGCGGCAGGCCGTGGTGGTCGGCGGCGGCTACATCGGGGTGGAGATGGCCGAGGCGATGATCCAGCGCGGGCTCTCGGTCACCCTCGTCGAGCACGGCGACCAGCCGCTGTCCACCGTGGACCCAGACATGGGCGCGCTGGTCCGGGACGCGATGCGCGACCTCGGGATCGACCTGCGGACCGGCTGCGCGGTGACCGGGCTGCACGAGCGCGACGGCCGGGTGCACGCCGTGCAGACCAGCGAGGGGACGCTGCCGGCCGATCTCGTGGTGCTCGGTGTCGGGGTACGCCCCAACACCCGCCTCGCGGCGGACGCCGGCCTGCCGATCGGGGTGACCGGGGGCATCCGGGTGGACCTGCAGATGCGGGTGCTGGGCATGGACCGGATCTGGGCGGCCGGCGACTGCGTCGAGACCGTGCACCGGCTCACCGGCCAGCCCGTGCACGTCCCGCTGGGCACGCACGCCAACAAGCAGGGCCGGGTGGCCGGGCTGAACATCGGCGGCGGGTACGCGACCTTCCCCGGCGTGGTGGGCACGGCGGTGACCCGGGTCTGCAACCTGGAGGTGGCCCGCACCGGGCTGCTGGAACGCGAGGCCGAGGCCGCCGGCTACCAGTTCGTGAGCACGAAGATCGAGTCGACGAACCGGGCCGGCTACTTTCCCGGCGCCCAGCCGATGACGGTGAAACTGATCGCCGACAAGCGCAGCGGCCAACTGCTCGGCGCGCAGATCGTCGGCCGTTCCGAGGCGGCCAAGCGGATCGACGCGCTGGCCGTGGCGCTGTGGAACTACATGACCGTGGACGACATGGCCGGGCTGGATCTGGGCTATGCGCCGCCGTACGCCCCCGTCTGGGATCCCGTGCTGATCGCCGCGCGCAAGGCCGTCGACCTGATCCACGCCGACTGA
- a CDS encoding DUF1707 domain-containing protein — MEPQPHGEDRIRVSDAEREQVVELLGQAAAEGRLTLDEYAERATTAHTARTRGELAKLTDDLPGPRPAAASQLAPLPPTASQPGPQGGYGSAPQGGYGSGPQGGYGPEPERLIAIFGNESRKGRWPVPAYLEAKSIFGDCHIELQDAHLQHPVTVIDATAVFGSITVYVPDGVDVRLSGTAVFGEKQSKLNGQAEPGAPVVEVRTKIIFGSVTVRPPKRRWR; from the coding sequence GTGGAACCGCAACCGCACGGTGAGGACCGGATCCGGGTCTCCGACGCCGAACGAGAGCAGGTCGTCGAGCTGCTGGGCCAGGCCGCCGCCGAGGGCCGGCTCACCCTCGACGAGTACGCCGAGCGGGCCACCACCGCGCACACCGCGCGGACCCGCGGTGAGCTGGCGAAACTCACCGACGACCTGCCGGGGCCACGGCCGGCCGCGGCCTCCCAGCTCGCGCCGCTGCCGCCGACGGCGAGCCAGCCGGGGCCGCAGGGCGGCTATGGGTCGGCGCCGCAGGGCGGCTATGGGTCGGGGCCGCAGGGCGGCTACGGGCCGGAGCCGGAGCGGCTGATAGCGATCTTCGGCAACGAGTCCCGCAAGGGCCGCTGGCCGGTGCCCGCGTACCTGGAGGCCAAGTCCATCTTCGGCGACTGCCACATCGAACTCCAGGACGCGCACCTGCAACACCCGGTGACCGTCATCGACGCGACGGCGGTGTTCGGCTCGATCACCGTGTACGTGCCCGACGGGGTCGACGTCCGGCTCAGCGGCACGGCGGTGTTCGGCGAGAAGCAGTCGAAGCTGAACGGCCAGGCGGAGCCCGGCGCTCCGGTGGTCGAGGTACGCACGAAGATCATCTTCGGGTCGGTCACCGTCCGGCCGCCCAAGCGCCGCTGGCGGTAG
- a CDS encoding GntR family transcriptional regulator, which yields MDDGRPIFLQVAELIEGAIIDGSLPEEAQVPSTNELAAFHRINPATAAKGVNQLVTDGILYKRRGIGMFVATGAVDKLMARRRDRFATRYVQPLLAEAARLGMTVDEVKALIDQEPGR from the coding sequence ATGGACGACGGGCGGCCCATCTTCCTCCAGGTCGCGGAGCTGATCGAGGGCGCGATCATCGACGGCTCACTGCCGGAGGAGGCCCAGGTGCCGTCGACGAACGAGCTGGCCGCGTTCCACCGGATCAACCCCGCCACCGCCGCCAAGGGCGTCAACCAACTGGTGACGGACGGGATCCTCTACAAGAGACGAGGTATCGGGATGTTCGTCGCCACGGGCGCCGTCGACAAGCTGATGGCCCGCCGCCGGGACCGGTTCGCCACCCGGTACGTCCAGCCGCTGCTGGCCGAGGCGGCCCGGCTGGGCATGACCGTCGACGAGGTCAAGGCGCTGATCGACCAGGAGCCGGGCCGATGA
- a CDS encoding ABC transporter ATP-binding protein — protein MSAVRAERLTRRYGNLTVLDGVSFALDEHRIHGLLGRNGAGKTTLMRVLTGQELPSSGLVTVYGRQPFENPAALSRLCFVREDQRYPDNYRVRHALAAARLCLPHWSEPLARSLVADFGLPLNRPAKKLSRGMLSALGVTIGLASRAPLTIFDEPYLGLDPVARQLFYDRLLADYAAHPRTVILATHLVDEVADLLEHVVLIDQGRLLLAADTETLRGQVRVLAGPAEAVARLADGRRSLRRERMAGMSRVTVRGDWSDADLAHAERLGVDVSAVSLQQAMVLIAGAVRSPAASDRPDDRPDGAAPPGSGPADLPGSGPAGLPAGADRRPGESESGARVAAGSTIEDAR, from the coding sequence ATGAGCGCGGTCCGCGCCGAGCGGCTGACCCGCCGGTACGGCAACCTCACGGTCCTCGACGGGGTGTCGTTCGCCCTCGACGAGCACCGGATCCACGGCCTGCTCGGGCGCAACGGCGCCGGCAAGACCACCCTCATGCGGGTGCTGACCGGCCAGGAACTGCCCAGCTCCGGCCTGGTCACGGTGTACGGCAGGCAGCCCTTCGAGAACCCGGCGGCGCTGTCCCGGCTGTGTTTCGTCCGGGAGGACCAGCGCTATCCGGACAACTACCGGGTCCGGCACGCGCTGGCGGCCGCCCGGCTCTGCCTCCCGCACTGGTCCGAGCCGCTCGCCCGGTCCCTGGTCGCCGACTTCGGGCTGCCGCTGAACCGGCCGGCCAAGAAGCTGTCCCGGGGCATGCTCTCCGCGCTGGGCGTCACCATCGGACTGGCCTCCCGGGCTCCGCTCACCATCTTCGACGAGCCGTACCTCGGACTGGACCCGGTGGCCCGGCAGCTGTTCTACGACCGCCTGCTCGCCGACTACGCCGCGCACCCGCGGACCGTCATCCTCGCCACCCACCTCGTCGACGAGGTCGCCGACCTGCTCGAACACGTCGTCCTGATCGACCAGGGCCGGCTGCTGCTGGCCGCCGACACGGAGACGCTGCGCGGCCAGGTCCGGGTGCTGGCCGGACCCGCCGAGGCGGTCGCCCGGCTGGCCGACGGACGGCGGTCGCTGCGCCGCGAGCGGATGGCCGGGATGTCCCGGGTGACGGTGCGCGGCGACTGGTCCGATGCCGACCTGGCGCACGCCGAACGCCTCGGCGTCGACGTCAGCGCCGTGTCGTTGCAACAGGCCATGGTGCTCATCGCGGGCGCCGTCCGCTCCCCCGCCGCGTCCGACCGGCCCGATGATCGGCCGGACGGCGCCGCCCCACCGGGCTCCGGACCGGCCGACTTACCGGGCTCCGGACCGGCCGGCCTACCGGCCGGGGCCGACCGGCGACCCGGCGAATCCGAATCCGGCGCCCGGGTGGCGGCCGGCTCCACGATCGAGGACGCGCGATGA
- a CDS encoding Fpg/Nei family DNA glycosylase, translated as MPEGHTIHRLAARHRELFVGDKVQAGSPQGRFAEGAALLSGSVLERTEAYGKHLLHHYAGDRTLHVHLGLYGRFSDGDGEPPEPVGQVRLRLTSDRHWLELRGPTACELLDPPEVAALRDRLGPDPLRADADPERAYGRIRRSPTALAALLLDQSVVAGTGLIFVTEALFRAGLSPEVPGRQLTPAGWDALWADLCDLMRIAERRGRIDTVRDEHLPETMGRPPRVDRHGGEVYVYRRAGQPCHRCGTAVAAGTLAGRNAYWCPTCQPGRPVTVPRGAASGSPRRPARPPAPPTSRRGD; from the coding sequence GTGCCCGAGGGACACACGATCCACCGGCTGGCGGCCCGGCACCGGGAGCTGTTCGTCGGCGACAAGGTGCAGGCCGGCAGCCCGCAGGGCCGGTTCGCCGAGGGCGCCGCGCTGCTGTCCGGCTCGGTGCTGGAGCGGACCGAGGCGTACGGCAAGCACCTGCTGCACCACTACGCCGGTGACCGGACGCTGCACGTGCACCTGGGGCTGTACGGCCGGTTCAGCGACGGCGACGGTGAGCCGCCGGAGCCGGTGGGCCAGGTCAGGCTCCGGCTCACCAGCGACCGGCACTGGCTGGAACTGCGCGGGCCGACCGCCTGCGAGCTGCTCGACCCGCCGGAGGTGGCGGCGCTGCGGGACCGGCTGGGTCCCGATCCGCTACGTGCCGACGCCGACCCGGAACGGGCGTACGGGCGGATCCGGCGCAGCCCCACCGCGCTGGCGGCGCTGCTGCTCGATCAGTCGGTGGTGGCCGGCACCGGGCTCATCTTCGTGACCGAGGCGCTGTTCCGGGCCGGGCTGTCGCCGGAGGTGCCCGGCCGGCAACTGACCCCCGCGGGCTGGGACGCGCTCTGGGCCGACCTGTGCGACCTGATGCGGATCGCGGAGCGCCGGGGTCGGATCGACACGGTCCGCGACGAACACCTGCCCGAGACCATGGGCCGGCCGCCGCGGGTGGACCGGCACGGTGGCGAGGTGTACGTCTACCGCCGCGCCGGCCAGCCCTGCCACCGCTGCGGCACGGCCGTCGCCGCCGGCACGCTCGCCGGCCGCAACGCGTACTGGTGCCCGACCTGCCAACCCGGGCGGCCGGTCACGGTGCCGCGCGGCGCAGCGTCAGGTAGCCCGCGCCGGCCAGCGCGACCGCCAGCACCGCCGACCAGCCGGCGAGGAGACTGA